A window of the Henckelia pumila isolate YLH828 chromosome 3, ASM3356847v2, whole genome shotgun sequence genome harbors these coding sequences:
- the LOC140886998 gene encoding uncharacterized protein isoform X1: protein MEQFGDELIIQSFKIPWLIWIHLLVTVLLVILLFFGFTVFTSDDSISPGSATAASPSTYSAAAVPAHLSKPSSSNRKSKGQLMKFELEERLCSKVEDMRVRRDAGTSGGTSRDEDQIVEEPSGKDSMFSRIFRHPNHPCSYLGLAKKALFKCFGFDSRDSPSSQHEKQE from the exons ATGGAGCAGTTTGGGGATGAACTGAtcatacaaagcttcaaaatcCCATGGCTAATATGGATCCATCTTCTTGTCACAGTTCTTCTCGTTATTCTCCTCTTTTTTGGGTTCACTGTGTTCACGTCAGATGATTCTATCAGCCCGGGTTCCGCCACAGCTGCTTCGCCGTCAACTTACTCCGCCGCTGCCGTCCCGGCCCATCTCAGTAAACCCAGTTCTTCCAATAGGAAATCCAAG GGACAACTGATGAAGTTTGAGTTAGAAGAAAGATTATGTTCCAAG GTGGAAGACATGAGGGTCAGGAGGGATGCCGGAACAAGTGGAGGGACTAGTAGAGATGAAGATCAAATTGTCGAAGAACCTTCCGGAAAAGATTCGATGTTCTCGAGGATTTTCCGACATCCAAACCATCCTTGCAGCTATCTCGGCCTAGCGAAAAAAGCACTTTTCAAGTGTTTTGGCTTTGATTCCAGAGACTCCCCAAGCAGTCAGCATGAAAAACAGGAATAA
- the LOC140886997 gene encoding E3 ubiquitin-protein ligase RKP yields the protein MAEEGPWPGGLSSGLAVVLKDEDRRDSYCKTHVVSYCDNFGDQSVERTLEHIFNLPQKTINQLTGPVDHTAICSIIKNEFLKYHPQLNAVFNTIRDGVSTICDNLDSHIVSLDEYSICGDIRIVKPSLLMESHALFSSARANACVWKGKWMYEVILETCGIQQLGWASSACPFTDHKGVGDGDDSYAYDGKRVSKWNKESEPYGQSWVVGDVIGCCIDLDCNEILFYRNGVSLGVAFGGIRKMVPGLGYYPAISLSQGERSQLNFGGLPFRYPIKGFHPIQAPPSSLSYVTNLFDCFSRLLQIQRLERAEINAVEKLRRLKRFASFDVLCHPVSEGICEALFSALTVDIGSAEYIGHGPLLSFMMEVFGIHPPHDYITLDRLLDSFLKFEESRLLIKHVLEALSSECKTASLVLSEYPYSGSYIYLTLACHILRREELMVLWWKSSDFHFLFEGFLSRKSPNKNDLQFLIPSVWWPGSCEDIYNEDSMVLTTTAISEAVNKIEEKQRDLCRLVMQFIPPVEPLQLPGSVFRTFLQNILLKNRGADHNLPPPGVSSNSVLVSLFTVILHFLSEGFAVGDIYGWIKGSGTDSGAGVGFLHRGGQQSFPTGLFLKNDPHRVDISRLGGSYGHISKHHPVSDDQEEEVIRWEEGCTDDEETRVTHFTVQKPCCCFTYDVDLSKNTKDPIRYLAKGSRGSCSSISERPSHVTAECSAGNLNDEIADKPSTSDHSDPEFAFRPMQNLRVLTRDNTLSSATLKEEELLDAMLLLYHLGLKPNFKQVSSFMSRQSQSISLLEETDRQIKESIYEDQVKRLKEARSVYREEVMDCVRHCAWYRLSLFSRWKQRGMYAVCMWIVQLLLVLSKMDSIFIYIPEYYLETMVDCFHVLRKSDPPFVPATILIKQGLASFVTFVVTHFNDPRISSAELRDLLLQSISALVQHKEFLAAFECNKAATLRMPKALLSAFDNRSWIPVTNILLRLCKGSGFRFSKHGESSSSSVLFQKLLREACASDDKLFSAFLNRLFNTLSWAMTEFSVSIREMQENYKAMDFQHRKCGVIFDLSCNLARILEFCTREVPQAFLTGIDTNLRRLTELIVFILNQLIGAIDPEVFDISLRRPGQSAEKVNKGTILAPLAGIILNLLDAIRETDDSDQNDIVAIFASMDCADIILYGFQSLLDYNGASSFKGEDYIDNLAKLENFSSLLICQTELQALEKRINGGDSETDDRICCICYTKEANACFVPCSHVSCYSCISRHLLNSPRCFFCNAAVAEVVKQDSKLV from the exons ATGGCCGAGGAAGGTCCATGGCCTGGTGGGCTTTCTTCCGGATTGgctgttgtgttgaaggatgaGGATAGGAGGGACAGTTATTGTAAAACCCATGTTGTTTCATATTGTGATAATTTTGGTGATCAATCTGTGGAAAGAACTCTTGAACATATTTTTAATCTTcctcagaaaacaatcaatcaACTGACAGGCCCTGTTGACCACACTGCCATCTGTTCAATAATAAAGAATGAATTTCTCAAGTACCATCCACAGTTAAATGCAGTCTTTAACACAATAAGAGACGGGGTATCTACAATTTGTGATAATTTGGACAGCCATATTGTTAGTCTGGATGAATATAGCATTTGTGGCGATATTCGAATTGTTAAACCATCTTTACTGATGGAGAGCCATGCTCTTTTCAGTAGTGCAAGGGCCAATGCCTGTGTATGGAAAGGAAAATGGATGTATGAAGTTATACTTGAAACGTGTGGCATACAGCAGCTTGGTTGGGCCTCTTCTGCTTGCCCTTTTACTGATCATAAAGGTGTTGGGGACGGAGATGATTCTTATGCTTATGATGGTAAAAGGGTCAGTAAATGGAATAAGGAATCCGAGCCCTATGGTCAGTCTTGGGTGGTTGGTGATGTGATTGGATGTTGCATAGATTTGGATTGCAATGAGATATTGTTTTATCGGAATGGCGTCTCACTTGGAGTTGCATTTGGTGGAATCCGAAAGATGGTCCCTGGATTAGGTTATTATCCTGCCATTTCCCTTTCTCAAGGTGAACGCAGTCAGTTGAATTTTGGAGGCCTTCCATTCAGATATCCCATCAAAGGCTTCCATCCCATTCAAGCTCCGCCCTCCTCACTGTCTTATGTTACTAACCTTTTTGATTGCTTTTCAAGGCTGTTACAAATTCAACGTCTAGAAAGGGCAGAAATCAATGCTGTTGAGAAGCTTAGAAGATTGAAAAGATTTGCATCATTTGATGTATTGTGTCACCCTGTCTCTGAAGGAATTTGCGAAGCGTTATTCTCTGCTCTCACCGTTGATATTGGGAGTGCAGAATATATAGGACATGGTCCATTGTTGTCATTCATGATGGAAGTCTTTGGAATCCACCCACCACATGACTATATAACTTTGGATAGACTGCTTGATTCCTTCCTTAAGTTTGAGGAGTCAAGATTATTGATAAAGCATGTACTAGAGGCGCTTTCATCTGAATGTAAGACAGCTTCTTTGGTTCTTTCAGAGTATCCTTATTCTGGATCATATATTTATCTAACTCTGGCATGCCACATCTTAAGGCGAGAAGAATTAATGGTCCTATGGTGGAAGTCTTCTGATTTTCATTTCTTGTTTGAGGGATTCCTTTCAAGAAAAAGTCCAAACAAAAATGATCTCCAATTTCTAATTCCTTCTGTTTGGTGGCCTGGCTCATGTGAGGATATATATAATGAGGATAGCATGGTGCTGACAACGACAGCTATATCAGAAGCAGTAAATAAG ATAGAAGAGAAGCAAAGAGATCTCTGTCGCTTGGTGATGCAGTTTATACCACCAGTTGAACCTCTTCAATTGCCTGGCTCAGTGTTTCGGACATTTTTACAGAATATTTTACTGAAGAACAGGGGTGCAGATCACAATTTACCACCCCCTGGAGTTTCAAGCAACTCAGTTCTTGTTTCCTTGTTTACTGTTATTCTCCATTTTCTGTCAGAAGGCTTTGCTGTGGGTGATATTTATGGCTGGATCAAGGGCTCGGGGACTGATTCAGGAGCTGGTGTAGGTTTCCTTCACAGAGGTGGCCAACAAAGTTTTCCTACTGGCCTTTTTCTGAAGAATGATCCTCATCGAGTTGATATTTCCAGGCTTGGAGGATCTTACGGTCATATATCAAAGCATCATCCTGTTAGCGATGATCAGGAAGAGGAAGTTATTCGGTGGGAAGAAGGGTGCACAGATGATGAAGAAACCAGAGTAACACATTTTACTGTTCAGAAACCATGTTGCTGTTTCACTTATGATGTAGATTTATCAAAAAACACTAAAGATCCCATCAGATATTTAGCAAAAGGTTCTCGTGGAAGTTGCAGCTCCATTTCAGAGAGACCTTCTCATGTTACAGCTGAATGCAGTGCAGGAAATCTTAATGACGAGATTGCTGATAAACCAAGCACTAGTGACCACTCTGATCCTGAGTTCGCCTTCCGACCTATGCAGAACTTGAGAGTGTTAACTAGAGATAACACATTGTCTTCAGCTACTTTGAAGGAGGAGGAACTTTTAGATGCTATGCTTTTGTTGTATCATTTGGGTCTAAAACCAAACTTTAAGCAG GTGTCATCTTTCATGTCTCGTCAGTCGCAATCGATTTCACTCTTGGAGGAGACAGACAGACAAATCAAAGAGAGCATTTATGAGGACCAGGTGAAGCGGTTGAAGGAAGCTCGCAGTGTTTATAGGGAAGAGGTTATGGACTGTGTCAGACATTGTGCCTG GTATCGCCTTTCTCTTTTCTCGCGTTGGAAGCAGAGGGGGATGTATGCAGTATGCATGTGGATTGTGCAGTTGCTTCTTGTTCTTAGCAAAATGGACTCGATCTTCATCTACATTCCTGAGTATTATTTGGAAACTATG GTTGATTGCTTTCATGTTCTGCGTAAGAGTGATCCTCCATTTGTTCCTGCCACAATATTAATCAAGCAGGGGCTTGCCTCATTT GTTACATTTGTTGTTACCCACTTTAACGATCCAAGGATCTCCAGCGCTGAGCTTAGGGATCTTCTTCTCCAGTCTATTTCTGCATTGGTACAGCACAAGGAATTTTTAGCTGCTTTTGAATGCAATAAAGCAGCAACCCTGCGAATGCCAAAGGCTTTACTGTCAGCATTTGATAATCGGTCCTGGATCCCTGTAACTAATATACTTTTAAGGTTATGTAAGGGTTCTGGCTTTAGATTTTCAAAACATGGAGAGTCGTCGTCGTCGTCTGTATTATTTCAG AAATTGTTGCGGGAAGCTTGCGCCAGCGATGATAAATTATTTTCAGCTTTTCTCAATCGCTTATTTAACACTCTCAGCTGGGCTATGACTGAATTCTCTGTCTCTATACGGGAAATGCAAGAAAATTACAAG GCAATGGATTTTCAGCACAGGAAATGTGGAGTTATATTTGATCTTTCGTGCAACCTTGCAAGGATATTAGAATTTTGTACGCGTGAAGTACCTCAAGCTTTTTTGACAGGAATCGATACAAATTTGCGAAGGCTGACTGAGTtgattgtctttatattgaaccAATTAATTGGTGCAATTGATCCTGAAGTTTTTGACAT ATCACTTAGGAGACCTGGCCAATCCGCGGAAAAGGTCAACAAGGGCACGATTTTAGCGCCTCTTGCTGGCATTATTTTGAATTTGTTGGATGCTATTAGAGAGACGGATGATAGTGATCAAAATGATATTGTTGCAATCTTCGCTAGCATGGACTGTGCCGATATCATTCTCTATGGATTTCAAAGTCTACTTGATTACAACGGG GCGAGCTCATTCAAAGGGGAAGACTATATAGATAATTTGGCAAAACTGGAGAACTTCTCAAGCCTTTTGATCTGCCAGACAGAGTTGCAAGCACTTGAGAAGAGGATAAACGGGGGAGATTCAGAAACTGATGATCGTATATGCTGCATATGTTATACTAAGGAAGCAAATGCTTGTTTCGTACCTTGTTCTCATGTTTCTTGCTACAGTTGCATATCGAGGCACCTCCTCAACAGCCCAAGATGCTTCTTTTGCAATGCAGCAGTTGCTGAGGTTGTTAAGCAAGATTCTAAACTTGTTTGA
- the LOC140892187 gene encoding protein AE7-like 1 isoform X1, whose protein sequence is MTLGLINANPVVHAKKERHARTDDDDFLAVDPLEIYEHVRDIRDPEHPYSLEQLSVLSEESVTVDEKLGRILITFTPTIQHCSMATVIGLCLREKLKDCFPPHFKVDIKVAPGSHANEESVCKYMRQAEVRIGLEILYSLLLDGLSWSFLQFQPYKPLTTRKDDKWEKKKIGIRNLNLKY, encoded by the exons ATGACTTTGGGTCTGATTAACGCTAATCCGGTGGTTCACGCTAAGAAGGAGAGGCACGCCCGCACCGACGACGATGACTTTCTTGCCGTCGATCCTCTCGAAATCTATGA ACATGTGAGGGATATTCGAGATCCGGAGCATCCGTATTCGCTGGAGCAGCTCAGCGTGCTTTCTGAGGAGTCTGTAACTGTGGATGAGAAGCTCGGACGCATTCT GATAACCTTTACGCCAACTATTCAGCACTGCAGCATGGCCACAGTGATTGGTCTGTGCCTAAGGGAGAAGTTGAAAGACTGTTTTCCTCCACATTTTAAG GTGGATATAAAGGTGGCTCCTGGATCTCATGCAAATGAAGAATCAG TATGCAAATATATGCGGCAAGCAGAGGTAAGGATAGGATTGGAGATCCTGTATAGTTTATTGCTTGATGGGCTTTCTTGGTCATTTCTTCAGTTTCAACCATACAAACCACTCACTACCCGCAAAGATGACAAATGGGAAAAAAAGAAGATTGGAATAAGAAACCTCAATCTGAAATATTAA
- the LOC140886883 gene encoding cytochrome P450 71AU50-like, with protein sequence MAWIWIISISAILFLYLLQELILPLKKKKTHQLPPGPKALPILGHFHLLGKNPHQDLYHLARKHGPIMYTKFGSIPTIIVSSPAAAELFLKTYDHVFCDRPHHEAAYYLSHGQKNIVFGKYGPYWRNMRKLCTLELLTNLKIKQFLPMRKSQVDLFVESLKQAGDGSVDMSVRIANLSADITCLMVFGKKYEDKDLNEKGFKAVMKTTMEEAAAFNIGDYFPYLRFLDLQGSARRLKGLSKIFDDFLEKIIDEHVENNKKLEDDQKQAKDFVDTMMEIMESGNAGFEFDRRHVKAVLLDMLLAGMDTSAAAIEWTLSEVIRHPQVMQKLQKELQEVVGMDQMVEESHLNKLKYLESVVKEAFRLHPVGPLLIHQAMEDCVVDGFDIPKQSRVLVNVWAIGRDPDAWTDPEKFWPERFQGTDVDLRGHNYMLIPFGTGRRGCPGLQLGLTVVQLIVAQLVHCFDWHLPDNMSPDSLDMSEHFGLVTVRASHLIVTPTYRLHDI encoded by the exons ATGGCTTGGATTTGGATCATATCCATATCTGCAATCCTATTTCTCTATCTTCTTCAAGAACTAATTCTCCCcttgaaaaagaagaaaactcaTCAGCTTCCTCCTGGACCAAAAGCTCTTCCCATCTTAGGCCATTTCCATCTGTTGGGCAAAAACCCACACCAAGATTTATATCATTTAGCTCGAAAACATGGCCCCATCATGTACACCAAATTCGGCTCCATTCCCACCATTATCGTCTCCTCCCCCGCCGCCGCCGAGCTCTTTCTCAAGACATACGACCACGTTTTCTGCGACAGGCCGCACCACGAGGCCGCCTATTACCTCAGCCATGGCCAGAAGAATATCGTCTTCGGGAAGTACGGCCCCTACTGGCGAAACATGCGCAAGCTCTGCACGCTGGAGCTGCTCACCAATCTCAAGATCAAACAGTTTCTGCCCATGAGGAAGTCCCAAGTCGACCTTTTCGTCGAATCCCTGAAGCAGGCTGGGGATGGTTCCGTGGATATGAGCGTGAGGATCGCGAATCTGAGCGCGGATATCACCTGTTTGATGGTGTTCGGGAAGAAGTACGAGGATAAAGATCTGAACGAGAAAGGGTTCAAAGCGGTGATGAAGACGACGATGGAGGAGGCGGCGGCTTTTAACATTGGGGACTATTTCCCATATCTTAGGTTTCTTGATCTACAGGGCTCTGCTCGAAGGTTGAAGGGTCTGAGCAAAATTTTTGATGATTTCTTGGAGAAGATTATCGATGAACATGTGGAGAACAACAAGAAATTAGAGGATGATCAGAAGCAAGCGAAGGATTTCGTTGACACGATGATGGAGATTATGGAGTCTGGAAATGCCGGATTCGAATTCGATCGTCGCCATGTCAAAGCCGTGCTCTTg GATATGTTATTAGCTGGAATGGACACTTCAGCTGCTGCAATAGAATGGACACTTTCAGAAGTCATCAGACATCCTCAAGTAATGCAAAAACTTCAGAAAGAACTGCAAGAAGTCGTGGGTATGGACCAAATGGTAGAAGAATCCCACCTTAACAAACTCAAATACTTGGAGTCTGTCGTGAAAGAAGCATTCAGGCTCCACCCCGTCGGCCCGTTGCTAATCCATCAGGCGATGGAAGATTGTGTTGTAGATGGATTCGACATACCAAAACAATCGCGAGTCTTGGTGAACGTGTGGGCTATCGGGAGGGATCCTGATGCTTGGACCGACCCTGAAAAATTTTGGCCAGAAAGATTTCAAGGGACCGATGTGGATCTCCGGGGGCATAATTATATGCTCATACCGTTCGGAACCGGTCGAAGAGGGTGCCCCGGATTGCAGCTAGGCCTCACGGTGGTTCAGCTGATCGTGGCGCAATTGGTGCATTGTTTTGATTGGCATCTTCCTGATAATATGTCTCCTGATAGTTTGGATATGTCGGAACACTTTGGTTTGGTGACTGTTAGAGCTAGTCACCTAATCGTTACTCCCACGTATCGAttgcatgatatatga
- the LOC140887088 gene encoding uncharacterized protein — protein sequence MAIPQELYPSEEDYLYEEEVLRNPNSVKLWWRYLIARGEAPFRKRAIIYERALKALPGSYKLWHAYLRERLEVVRNLPINHAQYQTLNNTFERALATMHKMPRIWIMYLQSLTRQKLISKTRHTFDRALCALPVTQHDRIWEHYLVFVSQKGVPVETSLRVYRRYLKYDPSHIEDFIEFLVNSELWQEASERLAGVLNDDRFYSLKGKTKHRLWLELCDLLTQHASEVSGLNVDAIIRGGIKKFTDEVGRLWTSLADYYIRRGLLEKARDIFEEGMTTVITVRDFSVIFDAYSQFEESMLSIKMENMDLSDDEDEEENENEEKEDEEEDVRLDFEKLKKNIDTFWLKDDKDVDLRLARLEYLMDRRPELANSVLLRQNPHNVEQWHRRVKLFEGNPTKQILTYTEAVRTVDPMKAVGKPHTLWVAFAKLYESHRDVANARVIFDKAVQVNFKAVDHLASIWCEWAEMELRHKNFKGALDLMRRATAEPSVEVKRRVAADGNKPVQIMLHKSLKLWTFYVDLEESLGSLESTRAVYERILDLRIATPQIIINYSMLLEDNKYFEDAFKVYERGVKIFKYPHVKDIWVTYLSKFVKRYGKSKLERARELFEHAVEMAPAEAVKPLYLQYAKLEEDFGLAKRAMRVYSQATKAVPANEKMGMYEIYIARAAEIFGVPKTREIYEQAIESGLPDKDVKVMCLKYAELERSLGEIDRSRALYKHASQFADPRSDPDFWNKWHEFEVQHGNEDTFREMLRVKRSVSASYSQTHFILPEYLMQKDQMQTLDEAKDVLKKAGVDDDEMAALERQLVPTLNDAKVKDSGRRVGFVSGGMQNEGESVSNREDIELPEGSDSEDDDDKVEIAQKDVPTAVFGDLVRKREELDKDGEATDATISESKDDDNTHLGALERIKRMRRGA from the exons ATGGCGATACCACAGGAGCTGTATCCAAGTGAAGAGGACTACCTCTACGAAGAAGAAGTGCTCCGAAACCCGAATAGTGTCAAGCTATGGTGGAGATATTTAATTGCCCGCGGAGAAGCCCCTTTTCGAAAACGGGCCATTATTTATGAGCGTGCTCTCAAGGCATTGCCAGGAAGCTATAAGCTTTGGCACGCTTACCTCCGGGAACGCCTTGAGGTAGTTAGGAATCTGCCTATCAATCACGCCCAGTACCAAACCTTGAACAACACGTTCGAGCGAGCTCTGGCGACAATGCATAAGATGCCCCGGATTTGGATAATGTATTTGCAGTCGTTAACTCGTCAGAAGTTGATTTCCAAGACGCGGCACACCTTTGATAGAGCTTTGTGTGCTCTCCCAGTTACCCAACATGATAGGATTTGGGAACATTATTTAGTCTTTGTTTCGCAGAAGGGTGTACCCGTGGAAACTTCATTGAGGGTGTACCGTAGGTACTTGAAGTATGACCCGAGTCATATTGAGGATTTTATTGAGTTTTTGGTTAATTCAGAGTTGTGGCAGGAAGCTTCAGAGAGGCTGGCAGGGGTTTTGAATGACGACCGATTTTACTCTCTAAAGGGTAAGACAAAGCACAGGCTGTGGCTGGAATTGTGCGATCTGTTGACACAACATGCTAGTGAGGTGTCAGGGTTGAATGTGGATGCAATAATTAGGGGGGGAATTAAGAAGTTCACGGATGAGGTTGGCAGACTGTGGACATCATTGGCGGATTATTATATTAGGAGGGGATTACTGGAGAAGGCCAGGGATATTTTTGAGGAAGGGATGACTACAGTGATTACCGTGAGGGATTTTAGTGTTATATTTGATGCATATTCTCAGTTTGAAGAGAGTATGTTGTCCATTAAGATGGAAAATATGGATCTTAGTGATGATGAGGATGAGGAGGAGAATGAAAATGAAGAGAAGGAAGACGAGGAAGAGGATGTAAGGTTGGATTTTGAGAAGTTGAAGAAGAACATTGACACATTTTGGTTGAAGGATGACAAGGATGTCGATTTGAGGTTGGCAAGGTTGGAGTATCTGATGGATAGAAGACCAGAGTTAGCTAACAGTGTGCTCTTGAGGCAAAATCCTCATAATGTAGAGCAGTGGCACCGGAGGGTTAAGCTCTTTGAAGGGAACCCCACAAAGCAAATTTTGACTTACACGGAGGCAGTGAGGACAGTAGATCCGATGAAGGCTGTTGGGAAGCCACATACTTTGTGGGTTGCATTTGCTAAGTTGTACGAGAGCCACCGAGATGTTGCTAATGCCCGGGTGATTTTTGACAAGGCAGTACAGGTCAATTTTAAGGCTGTGGACCACCTGGCCAGTATTTGGTGTGAATGGGCAGAGATGGAGCTCAGGCACAAAAATTTTAAGGGTGCACTAGATTTGATGCGTCGAGCTACTGCAGAGCCATCAGTTGAGGTCAAGAGAAGAG TGGCTGCTGATGGCAACAAACCAGTGCAAATTATGCTTCACAAGTCTCTTAAGCTTTGGACGTTCTATGTGGATTTGGAGGAAAGCTTGGGCAGTCTGGAGTCAACTCGTGCAGTTTACGAAAGAATATTGGATTTGAGAATAGCCACACCCCAAATTATTATAAACTATTCAATGCTCCTAGAA GATAACAAATACTTTGAAGATGCTTTTAAGGTTTATGAGAGAGGTGTGAAGATTTTCAAATATCCCCATGTGAAAGATATCTGGGTCACTTACCTTTCAAAGTTTGTCAAGAGATATGGGAAATCAAAGCTGGAACGAGCACGAGAGTTATTTGAGCATGCTGTTGAAATG GCACCTGCTGAAGCAGTGAAACCTCTGTATCTTCAATATGCAAAGTTAGAAGAAGATTTTGGTCTGGCTAAAAGAGCAATGAGAGTATACAGTCAGGCAACAAAAGCTGTCCCTGCTAATGAGAAAATGGGCATGTATGAAATATACATAGCCCGTGCCGCTGAAATATTTGGCGTACCAAAAACGAGAGAGATTTATGAGCAAGCAATCGAATCTGGCCTCCCTGACAAAGATGTCAAGGTCATGTGTTTGAAGTATGCGGAGCTTGAGAGAAGCCTCGGAGAAATTGACCGCAGTCGTGCATTATATAAACACGCATCACAGTTTGCTGACCCTAGATCAGACCCTGACTTCTGGAATAAGTGGCATGAGTTTGAAGTGCAGCATGGTAATGAAGATACTTTCCGGGAGATGCTCCGAGTTAAAAGAAGTGTTTCTGCAAGCTATAGCCAG ACACACTTTATCCTTCCAGAGTATTTGATGCAAAAGGATCAGATGCAGACCCTTGATGAGGCAAAGGACGTACTAAAGAAAGCTGGTGTCGATGATGACGAAATGGCCGCCCTCGAAAGGCAGTTAGTCCCTACTCTCAATGACGCCAAAGTTAAAGATAGTGGTAGACGAGTAGGCTTTGTCAGCGGGGGGATGCAAAATGAAGGCGAGTCTGTATCAAACAGGGAGGATATAGAACTTCCAGAAGGAAGTGATtctgaagatgatgatgataaggTTGAGATAGCGCAGAAAGATGTTCCAACAGCTGTATTCGGAGATCTGGTGCGGAAAAGAGAAGAACTGGATAAAGACGGGGAAGCAACTGATGCAACTATTTCTGAAAGCAAAGATGATGATAATACCCATCTTGGTGCCTTGGAGAGAATAAAGAGGATGAGGCGAGGCGCATAG
- the LOC140886998 gene encoding uncharacterized protein isoform X2, whose translation MEQFGDELIIQSFKIPWLIWIHLLVTVLLVILLFFGFTVFTSDDSISPGSATAASPSTYSAAAVPAHLSKPSSSNRKSKVEDMRVRRDAGTSGGTSRDEDQIVEEPSGKDSMFSRIFRHPNHPCSYLGLAKKALFKCFGFDSRDSPSSQHEKQE comes from the exons ATGGAGCAGTTTGGGGATGAACTGAtcatacaaagcttcaaaatcCCATGGCTAATATGGATCCATCTTCTTGTCACAGTTCTTCTCGTTATTCTCCTCTTTTTTGGGTTCACTGTGTTCACGTCAGATGATTCTATCAGCCCGGGTTCCGCCACAGCTGCTTCGCCGTCAACTTACTCCGCCGCTGCCGTCCCGGCCCATCTCAGTAAACCCAGTTCTTCCAATAGGAAATCCAAG GTGGAAGACATGAGGGTCAGGAGGGATGCCGGAACAAGTGGAGGGACTAGTAGAGATGAAGATCAAATTGTCGAAGAACCTTCCGGAAAAGATTCGATGTTCTCGAGGATTTTCCGACATCCAAACCATCCTTGCAGCTATCTCGGCCTAGCGAAAAAAGCACTTTTCAAGTGTTTTGGCTTTGATTCCAGAGACTCCCCAAGCAGTCAGCATGAAAAACAGGAATAA
- the LOC140892187 gene encoding protein AE7-like 1 isoform X2, whose amino-acid sequence MTLGLINANPVVHAKKERHARTDDDDFLAVDPLEIYEHVRDIRDPEHPYSLEQLSVLSEESVTVDEKLGRILITFTPTIQHCSMATVIGLCLREKLKDCFPPHFKVDIKVAPGSHANEESVNKQLNDKERVAAALENPNLRQLVEECLYSSEL is encoded by the exons ATGACTTTGGGTCTGATTAACGCTAATCCGGTGGTTCACGCTAAGAAGGAGAGGCACGCCCGCACCGACGACGATGACTTTCTTGCCGTCGATCCTCTCGAAATCTATGA ACATGTGAGGGATATTCGAGATCCGGAGCATCCGTATTCGCTGGAGCAGCTCAGCGTGCTTTCTGAGGAGTCTGTAACTGTGGATGAGAAGCTCGGACGCATTCT GATAACCTTTACGCCAACTATTCAGCACTGCAGCATGGCCACAGTGATTGGTCTGTGCCTAAGGGAGAAGTTGAAAGACTGTTTTCCTCCACATTTTAAG GTGGATATAAAGGTGGCTCCTGGATCTCATGCAAATGAAGAATCAG TTaacaagcagttgaatgataAAGAAAGAGTTGCTGCAGCATTAGAGAATCCTAATCTTCGCCAACTTGTCGAAGAATGCCTTTATTCTAGTGAACTTTGA